In Candidatus Cloacimonadota bacterium, the following proteins share a genomic window:
- a CDS encoding PHP domain-containing protein has protein sequence MNWYRADLHIHSVLSPCGSLEMSAKDVVKTAKNMGLSIIAITDHNSMANCSVYQKVAQMYGLTFFWGVEIQTIEEIHIIALFENEIVATEFDKELYESLLPVDNNPDFFGDQVIIDENENILRFEKRALINSSQWTLDALINKLNKIDCFYFPAHIDSDAYSIIGQLGFIPKDYNFLALGITATCDIDKFLERHPELAGYYLIRSSDAHYLEDIGKGYSEFYLENPTLRDIRLACQKKGYIKNVTCK, from the coding sequence TTGAATTGGTATAGAGCTGATTTACATATCCACTCTGTGTTATCACCCTGTGGTAGCTTAGAAATGTCTGCCAAAGATGTTGTCAAAACTGCTAAAAACATGGGTTTATCGATTATTGCTATTACAGACCATAATTCAATGGCAAACTGCTCTGTTTATCAAAAAGTAGCCCAAATGTATGGACTAACATTTTTTTGGGGAGTAGAGATTCAGACCATCGAAGAGATCCATATTATTGCCCTCTTTGAAAATGAAATAGTCGCTACTGAGTTTGATAAGGAACTTTACGAATCTCTATTACCTGTCGATAACAATCCAGATTTTTTTGGTGATCAAGTAATTATCGACGAAAATGAAAATATACTTCGATTTGAGAAAAGAGCTTTGATCAATTCTTCTCAATGGACTTTAGATGCTTTGATCAATAAGCTTAATAAAATCGATTGTTTTTACTTTCCAGCTCATATTGATTCTGACGCTTATAGCATAATAGGACAATTAGGTTTTATCCCTAAAGATTATAATTTCTTGGCCTTAGGTATTACTGCTACTTGTGATATCGATAAGTTTCTTGAGAGACATCCCGAGTTAGCCGGTTATTACCTTATAAGAAGTTCTGATGCTCATTATCTGGAAGATATTGGAAAGGGATATAGCGAATTTTATTTAGAAAATCCTACTCTTAGGGACATCAGATTAGCTTGCCAAAAAAAAGGGTATATAAAAAATGTCACCTGTAAATAA